The Faecalibacter sp. LW9 genome has a segment encoding these proteins:
- a CDS encoding IS1182 family transposase, with product MQGKKEFTPQLFYDLSLDRLVPLDNYYRIIQRELSFDFLYQATAKYYGKEGQKSIDPVVFFKILLVGYLNNINSDRALIRYCSNCLDIRLFLGYDLNEDLPWHSTISRTRQLLGEEVFLELFRKVLSLCVQKGMVQGRRQAVDSAFIKANASMDSLVEKEVLEDASAYVNELEENSEYKVTSTRKKIVEQHHNWKKEEFKGMPAARKSIQINEDGEEIRPKFLSNHTHYSPTDPDAKISTKPGKPRQLNYAGQLAVDDKHHVITGACASTAGSKDSAIFSEIMNQTLANFAANELQIDQVLADAGYSSGESLGYCETHGIDAYIPNFGQYKPEREGFIFNGELNQYECIQEGGNRAILPFKRVLTDSKGYQKKSYRSSEKSCADCPLRQSCCGKVTKFKKIEESIHKPLYDRMHEKITKNKRYFKQMVKRRSATVEPVLGTLINHHNMKRINSRGIAQANKHVLLAALCYNL from the coding sequence ATGCAAGGCAAAAAAGAATTTACACCCCAATTATTTTACGATTTAAGTTTAGATCGATTGGTACCTTTGGATAATTACTATCGAATAATACAGCGAGAATTATCATTTGATTTTCTTTATCAAGCGACCGCTAAATATTATGGAAAAGAAGGTCAAAAAAGTATTGATCCTGTGGTCTTTTTCAAGATATTATTGGTGGGTTATTTAAACAACATCAACAGCGATCGGGCATTGATTCGCTACTGTAGCAATTGTTTAGATATACGTTTATTTTTAGGTTATGACTTGAACGAGGATTTGCCTTGGCACTCAACCATTAGCCGAACACGCCAATTATTAGGAGAAGAAGTTTTCTTAGAATTATTCCGAAAAGTATTGAGTCTTTGCGTGCAAAAAGGGATGGTGCAAGGTCGTCGTCAAGCGGTTGATAGTGCATTTATCAAAGCCAATGCCAGCATGGATAGTTTGGTTGAAAAAGAAGTGTTAGAGGATGCATCTGCTTATGTCAACGAATTAGAAGAAAATAGTGAATATAAAGTCACTTCAACACGTAAAAAGATAGTTGAGCAACACCATAATTGGAAAAAAGAAGAATTTAAAGGGATGCCTGCCGCTCGAAAAAGTATCCAAATCAATGAGGATGGGGAAGAAATTCGGCCAAAATTCTTAAGTAATCACACCCATTATAGTCCAACGGATCCTGATGCTAAAATCTCTACCAAACCAGGAAAACCGAGGCAATTAAATTATGCAGGTCAATTAGCCGTAGATGATAAACACCATGTCATTACAGGCGCTTGTGCCAGTACAGCTGGGAGCAAGGACAGTGCGATTTTTTCAGAAATCATGAATCAAACCTTGGCAAATTTTGCGGCAAACGAACTGCAAATCGATCAAGTATTAGCGGATGCAGGTTACAGTAGTGGAGAAAGTTTAGGTTATTGTGAAACCCACGGAATCGATGCTTATATTCCAAATTTTGGACAATATAAACCCGAGCGTGAAGGCTTTATTTTTAATGGGGAATTAAACCAATACGAATGTATCCAAGAAGGAGGAAATCGAGCAATCTTACCCTTTAAACGCGTTTTAACCGATAGTAAAGGTTACCAAAAGAAAAGTTACCGCAGTAGCGAAAAATCGTGTGCAGACTGCCCTTTAAGACAGTCATGTTGTGGAAAAGTAACAAAGTTCAAAAAAATCGAAGAAAGCATTCACAAGCCCTTATACGATCGGATGCACGAGAAAATAACCAAGAATAAACGGTATTTTAAACAGATGGTCAAAAGACGAAGTGCAACGGTAGAACCCGTTTTAGGTACTTTAATCAACCATCACAATATGAAACGTATCAATAGCCGAGGAATAGCCCAAGCGAACAAACATGTTCTCTTAGCCGCCTTATGCTATAACCTGTAG